The proteins below come from a single Psychrobacter sp. PL19 genomic window:
- a CDS encoding NRDE family protein: MCVVAIAWQLSDELPLILLSNRDEFLQRPTELLHQWPDQPIYAGRDCQSGGTWLGIHQQQDLSQEQISQKLASSVVDNKNDIQQGDQQGDQQGNQQGNQQGNQNQCYKQNGRWAAVLNFRDGVQASSDERSRGELVTGFLTGTMSPMAFARQISLQDYAGFNLIIGDTQQAVIVNNRGHAPMALHAGLHVFSNGQPESDWFKTERLRGRLRQEVLPLIAEDSMFEYWQDAAFSALSDNMPAPIDQLPDTGSGIDIEQALSAICIEPAALTDLKSVMPNYGTRTQSILTLKAVSLDKNEDDNSVTESKFMTTLISREFNCDSS; this comes from the coding sequence ATGTGTGTTGTCGCCATTGCTTGGCAATTATCTGATGAATTACCACTGATATTACTGTCTAATCGCGACGAGTTTTTGCAGCGTCCAACTGAGCTGCTACATCAATGGCCAGACCAGCCTATCTATGCTGGCCGTGACTGTCAAAGTGGCGGTACTTGGTTAGGTATTCATCAGCAGCAGGATTTGTCTCAAGAGCAAATATCGCAAAAGCTAGCGTCATCAGTTGTTGATAATAAAAATGATATTCAACAAGGCGATCAACAAGGCGATCAACAAGGCAATCAACAAGGCAATCAACAAGGCAATCAAAATCAATGTTATAAACAGAATGGTCGCTGGGCGGCGGTGCTAAATTTTCGTGATGGGGTGCAGGCAAGTTCTGATGAGCGCTCTCGCGGCGAGCTCGTCACTGGTTTTTTGACCGGTACCATGAGTCCGATGGCATTTGCACGGCAAATTAGCCTACAGGACTATGCTGGCTTTAATTTAATTATAGGCGATACCCAGCAGGCCGTAATCGTCAATAACCGCGGTCATGCACCGATGGCATTGCATGCAGGCTTGCATGTGTTTTCTAACGGCCAGCCTGAAAGTGATTGGTTTAAGACCGAACGGCTACGCGGAAGGCTACGCCAAGAAGTGTTGCCACTGATTGCTGAAGACAGTATGTTCGAGTATTGGCAAGACGCTGCCTTTAGCGCACTGTCTGATAACATGCCAGCGCCAATAGACCAGCTGCCAGATACTGGGTCCGGTATCGATATCGAGCAAGCCTTATCTGCCATCTGTATTGAGCCGGCAGCTTTAACAGATCTTAAGAGTGTAATGCCAAACTACGGCACGCGCACTCAAAGCATACTAACCCTCAAGGCAGTAAGTCTTGATAAAAACGAGGATGATAACAGCGTCACTGAATCAAAATTCATGACAACGCTTATCAGTCGCGAGTTCAACTGTGATAGTAGCTAA
- a CDS encoding RNA pyrophosphohydrolase yields the protein MIDADGFRANVGIILANTQGQVLWAKRIGHNAWQFPQGGIDRGETPTDAMYRELWEEVGLHPRHVDLLAVTQDWLRYRLPKRYVRHGQYPLCIGQKQKWFLLRLDELNTQHIRFDEGKPEFDHWQWVSYWYPLGQVIHFKRGVYRRALQELVRELPLKQELIIPEQDHHLSL from the coding sequence ATGATAGATGCAGACGGCTTTCGTGCCAATGTCGGTATTATCTTGGCAAATACACAAGGGCAGGTTCTGTGGGCAAAACGTATTGGTCACAATGCTTGGCAGTTCCCTCAAGGTGGTATTGACCGCGGGGAGACACCAACGGATGCAATGTATCGCGAGCTCTGGGAAGAGGTCGGCTTACATCCGCGTCATGTGGACTTGCTGGCGGTAACGCAAGATTGGCTGCGTTACCGTCTGCCAAAGCGCTATGTGCGTCATGGACAATATCCACTGTGTATTGGGCAAAAACAAAAATGGTTTTTGCTGCGCCTAGATGAGCTAAATACCCAACATATTCGCTTTGATGAGGGGAAGCCTGAATTCGACCATTGGCAATGGGTCAGCTACTGGTATCCACTAGGACAAGTGATTCATTTTAAACGTGGGGTATATCGCCGCGCCTTGCAAGAATTGGTGCGTGAACTGCCCCTTAAGCAAGAGCTTATTATTCCTGAACAGGACCATCACTTATCGCTATAA
- a CDS encoding OsmC family protein: MAESKASVTWQEDKAFMGVSPSGHDVQIDADKGKGSSPMELILLGLGGCASYDVVAILQKSRQELVAVRCEMTAQRAETVPAVYTDIHMHFVVTGQDVKDKQVEKAIELSAKKYCSASRMLVQGGVNITHDFEIIAG; the protein is encoded by the coding sequence ATGGCAGAATCAAAAGCAAGCGTCACGTGGCAAGAAGACAAAGCTTTTATGGGGGTGTCTCCATCAGGACATGATGTGCAAATTGATGCTGATAAAGGAAAGGGCTCAAGCCCAATGGAGCTGATCTTGTTGGGGCTGGGTGGTTGTGCCAGTTATGATGTGGTGGCGATTTTACAAAAGTCGCGCCAAGAGTTAGTTGCTGTGCGTTGTGAGATGACGGCTCAGCGTGCAGAAACCGTACCCGCGGTATATACCGACATCCATATGCATTTTGTGGTGACTGGCCAAGACGTCAAAGACAAGCAAGTAGAAAAAGCCATCGAGCTGTCAGCAAAAAAATATTGTTCAGCCAGTCGGATGTTGGTACAAGGTGGGGTGAATATTACCCATGATTTTGAAATCATTGCAGGGTAG
- a CDS encoding MAPEG family protein, which produces MSILFGFIPDTAAAAIWAMVVASLLPLAFAILSKILGGFNLADNEHPRNFLQHTTGRAARANAAQQNSYETLPIFLVSVLVAMLFFVPQVIINNLAWLYVIIRIGFGAAYITNLATFRSILWGLSIACCLMLFYLAIRVSA; this is translated from the coding sequence ATGAGTATATTATTTGGATTTATCCCTGACACAGCAGCGGCAGCGATCTGGGCCATGGTGGTAGCCAGTTTACTACCGTTAGCATTTGCCATATTGTCTAAAATCCTTGGTGGCTTTAATCTAGCAGACAATGAGCATCCGCGTAATTTCTTGCAGCACACCACTGGTAGGGCTGCTCGCGCTAATGCCGCACAACAGAACAGCTATGAGACGCTACCTATATTTTTAGTTTCGGTATTGGTTGCCATGCTGTTCTTTGTGCCGCAAGTCATTATTAATAATCTAGCCTGGTTATACGTCATTATCCGTATAGGGTTTGGTGCTGCTTATATCACCAACTTAGCGACTTTTCGCTCTATACTGTGGGGACTATCGATCGCGTGTTGTCTAATGCTATTTTACTTAGCCATCAGAGTTAGCGCTTAG
- a CDS encoding tRNA dihydrouridine synthase, with the protein MNNTQHPDLLPVQYKIQQLFSQPVRLLAPMEGLSDPLMRQILTQIAYDLGRPYDWSVSEFIRVTQHVLPAHVFYKYVPELHNDAKTAIGTPIHVQLLGSEAQLMAENAAYACELGAPAIDINFGCPAKTVNSHRGGSVLLDEPAVLYDIIRAVRQAVPAHIPVSAKIRLGYTDTSRMDDIRSAIADSGADWLTIHARTKTQGYKPPAYWEKIQTFNSLKIPVIANGEIWTTEQAHACMQQSGTAHLMLGRGAVTRPDLVARVDNLMDNLINSSADNSVNTTAGNARELSWQALIPHQIKFLEGQAKSEVILVGRYKQWLGMLTKGYSEAQTLWDDIKREKNKTAIITALKMSAQ; encoded by the coding sequence ATGAACAATACTCAACACCCTGATTTATTACCCGTGCAATATAAGATACAGCAACTGTTTTCGCAGCCAGTCCGTTTATTGGCACCTATGGAAGGCTTGTCCGATCCTTTAATGCGGCAAATCCTAACCCAAATTGCCTATGATTTGGGGCGTCCTTATGATTGGTCAGTTAGTGAGTTTATTCGGGTGACCCAGCATGTATTACCGGCACATGTTTTTTATAAATACGTACCTGAACTACATAATGATGCCAAAACTGCTATCGGCACCCCTATTCATGTCCAACTATTAGGCAGCGAAGCACAATTAATGGCAGAAAATGCCGCTTATGCTTGTGAGCTCGGTGCGCCTGCTATTGATATCAATTTTGGTTGTCCTGCCAAAACTGTGAACAGTCATCGGGGCGGATCAGTACTGTTAGATGAGCCTGCCGTACTCTATGATATTATCAGAGCCGTACGCCAAGCCGTCCCCGCTCATATTCCGGTCTCAGCAAAGATTCGATTGGGTTATACCGATACTTCTAGGATGGATGATATTCGCAGCGCTATCGCCGATAGTGGTGCAGATTGGCTAACCATTCATGCCCGCACTAAAACGCAGGGTTATAAGCCACCCGCCTATTGGGAAAAAATTCAAACGTTTAACTCGCTCAAGATACCCGTAATCGCTAACGGTGAAATTTGGACCACTGAGCAAGCACACGCTTGTATGCAACAATCTGGTACAGCGCATTTGATGCTAGGTCGTGGGGCGGTTACTCGTCCGGATTTAGTAGCGCGTGTAGATAACTTAATGGATAACTTAATAAATAGCTCAGCAGATAACTCAGTAAACACTACTGCAGGCAATGCTAGAGAGTTATCATGGCAGGCCTTGATACCCCATCAAATTAAGTTCTTAGAAGGTCAAGCCAAGAGCGAGGTGATATTGGTAGGTCGTTATAAACAGTGGTTGGGTATGCTGACTAAAGGTTATAGCGAGGCGCAAACCTTGTGGGACGATATTAAACGTGAGAAAAATAAAACTGCTATCATTACTGCGCTAAAAATGAGCGCGCAGTAA
- a CDS encoding UvrD-helicase domain-containing protein, giving the protein MSASMPAYMTNPTDEQLNALNMAMDQKSFKVVAYAGAGKTTTLKLIGERLRGRGLYLAFNKAIANDARQKFPSHVDCRTFHSLAYRHVPRDITAKLSLPRFSPKRLGDDLGLQPVQVRRQMDGIKKYITLTPARLARFVSDAVSNFCSTHASYPAPRHLLFPSWLDESDAEQLREMLYPSVEQRWLQSIDARHPAGIGHDIYLKLWALSKPSIPADFILFDEAQDADPLMMGILTQQPRQVIYVGDAHQQIYEWRGAVNAMKKLPLPQTLLTQSFRFGEPIAEVANTLLKALQEDVPLIGNPNKHSSTEKGRVHSKKDAILCRTNAAAMSQLLTGLKLGHRVALQADTDRMLKFCQAAENLKNGKSAYGVPELAYFYNWSDVQEYSETSEGSDLKTLVKLVDDHGTNVLTQAVNSLSSIENADYVISTAHKAKGLEWGRVQLDDDFYYDVTTNGIKISPEELRLLYVACTRAQSNLDIHNIQSLISGLQAGKKVIYGR; this is encoded by the coding sequence ATGTCCGCATCTATGCCCGCTTATATGACCAACCCCACCGATGAGCAGCTCAATGCGCTCAATATGGCGATGGACCAAAAGTCATTTAAAGTGGTGGCCTATGCGGGTGCAGGTAAGACGACTACGCTAAAACTTATTGGCGAGCGACTGCGTGGTCGCGGCTTATATTTAGCATTTAACAAAGCCATTGCTAATGATGCCCGGCAGAAATTCCCATCGCATGTGGATTGCCGCACCTTTCATTCACTCGCTTATAGACATGTTCCTCGCGATATAACCGCCAAACTGTCGCTACCACGCTTTTCACCTAAGCGACTCGGTGATGATTTAGGTTTACAACCGGTACAAGTCCGCCGACAAATGGATGGGATAAAGAAATACATTACCCTGACACCAGCGAGACTGGCACGCTTCGTCAGTGATGCCGTGAGTAACTTTTGTAGTACTCATGCCAGTTATCCAGCCCCAAGGCATTTGCTATTTCCAAGCTGGCTTGATGAGTCTGACGCTGAGCAGCTACGCGAGATGCTTTATCCTTCAGTTGAGCAACGCTGGTTGCAGTCTATCGATGCGCGCCATCCGGCCGGTATCGGTCATGACATTTATCTAAAGCTTTGGGCATTATCCAAACCTAGTATTCCAGCTGATTTTATTTTATTTGATGAAGCCCAAGATGCTGATCCATTAATGATGGGGATTTTGACCCAGCAGCCGAGGCAAGTTATTTATGTTGGTGACGCCCACCAGCAGATTTATGAGTGGCGCGGTGCGGTCAATGCTATGAAAAAACTACCCCTACCGCAAACCTTATTGACCCAGTCCTTTCGCTTTGGTGAACCGATTGCTGAGGTTGCCAATACTTTATTAAAGGCCCTGCAAGAAGATGTACCCCTAATAGGCAATCCCAATAAGCATTCCTCTACTGAAAAAGGTAGAGTACATAGTAAAAAAGATGCCATTCTTTGCCGTACCAATGCTGCCGCTATGTCACAATTATTGACCGGACTTAAACTGGGTCACCGTGTGGCGCTACAAGCGGATACAGATCGCATGCTTAAGTTCTGTCAGGCAGCAGAAAACTTGAAAAATGGTAAATCTGCTTATGGCGTGCCTGAGCTGGCTTATTTTTATAACTGGTCGGATGTGCAAGAATATTCTGAAACCTCTGAAGGCAGCGATCTCAAGACCTTGGTGAAGCTGGTTGATGACCATGGTACCAATGTGCTCACTCAAGCTGTTAATAGCTTGTCCAGTATTGAAAATGCAGATTACGTCATCTCAACCGCCCATAAAGCCAAAGGCCTTGAATGGGGGCGCGTGCAACTCGATGATGACTTTTATTATGATGTGACGACCAATGGGATTAAGATCAGCCCTGAAGAATTACGCTTACTGTATGTGGCTTGCACACGTGCCCAAAGCAATTTAGATATTCATAATATTCAAAGCCTAATCTCAGGGCTACAAGCCGGTAAAAAAGTAATTTATGGCCGTTAA